The Myxococcus virescens sequence TCCATGGATGGCGTGGTAGCGCGGGCTGGCGCGGCACACCTCGCGGCGGCACTGCCATCCGGAGCGCTGGCCTCCGGGCTCGCGGTGGGGCGCTTGCTGGCGAAGGAGCCGGAAGGTCATCCGTACCATCCGCAGCGAGGCATCATTCGCCTGTCGAGCACCCCGGGGCTCGGACTGAGCTCCCAGTCACTGGTGTGACGGCTCGACGCATGGGAGCCCACGGATTGGCCTCCGTTAATGAAGCCTCAAGGTGACGGAATGTCGGTCCTGCTGTGTCCCATTCGAGTAGGCGCTCGTCATCAGCCCCAGGCGGAGGCCCTGACGTTCGCGGGCCGCTCCTGGTCCTACGAAGCCCTGGATGCGGAAGTCTCCCGATGGGTTGCCGCACTCGAGGCGGAGGGCGTCGGCGCTTCGGACAGGGTGGCGTCGCTCGCGACGAACCACGTCGCCTCCGTGTGCCTCTTCTGGGCGCTGGGCCGGCTGGGCGCGGTGTTGGCGCCGCTCAATGCCCGGCTCACGTCCGCGGAGCTGGCGCCCATGGTGGAGGACATCCAGCCCCGTTTGAGCCTGGCGCTGGGCTCCCTGGTGGAGCGGCTCCCTGGAGCCCGGCCACTCGAGTCCTTCGCGGAGGCCGTCTCCACGGGGGCTTCCACGTGCCAGCCCCTGGAGGCGTCATCGCCCCGGGTCGTGCTCTTCACCAGCGGGACAACGGGCCGGCCCAAGGGCGCGGTCCTCACCGAAGGCAACTTCCGGGCGTCTTCACGAGCGTCGGCGGCCAACCTGGGGGCGCATCCAGCCCCGCGTTGGCTGGGCACATTGCCGCTCTTCCACGTGGGGGGCATCGCGATGCTCACTCGCACTGCCTACGAGGGAGGTTGCCTCGTCCTGCACGAACGCTTCGACGCCGATGCGGCCAACCGGGCCATCGACGGGGAGGGCGTGTCCCACGCGAGCCTCGTGGCGACGACGCTGGAGCGAATGCTGGACGCTCGAGGTGACCGGCGCATGCCGGACTCCTTCGCATGGGCGCTGATAGGCGGAGGTCCGGTGCCCGTGCCCCTCCTCGCACGAGCGAGGGCCGCGGGCCTGCGAGCCCTTCAGACGTACGGCCTGACGGAGGCCTGCTCACAAGTCACGACTGAGCGCCCGGACAATGCGGACGGCCGCACCGCTGGCGTCCCGTTGCCGGGAGTCGAGGTGCGCATCGTCGGCGTAGGCGGTGAAGTCCTCGGCGCAGGGGCGGAGGGCGACATCGAGGTGCGCGCGCCCACGGTGATGGCCGGGTACTGGCAGCGTCCAGAGGCCACCCATGAGGCGGTTCGTGACGGCTGGCTGCGCACGAAGGACGTCGGCGTGCTGGATGGTGGGGGGCGGCTCACAGTGCTGTCACGCCGCACGGACCTCATCGTCCGAGGTGGGGAGAACATCTACCCGGCGGAGGTGGAAGCGGTGCTCCTCAATCACCCCGCGGTGCAGGAAGCCGCCGTGGTGGGCTTCCCGGACGACCGCTGGGGCGAACGGCCCGTGGCCTTCGTCGCGCCGCGCCCGGGGCAGGCGCACCCCGGGGAAGAGGCACTGGCGGCGTGGTGCCGTCAGTCCCTGGCGGGCTTCAAGACGCCCGCGCGTTTCGTGTGGGTGGACGCGCTGCCTCGCAACGCCATGGGGAAGGTCGAGCGCACCGTCCTGAGACGGCACGCCCTCCGCTGACCCACGGGGGTGGGGCGGGCGCCCTGTCTCAGCACTCCGAGATCGGGTGGCCCCAGGGATTGGTCCGCGGGAACTGCCGCAGGACGGTGCTCAGCCGGCAGGTGGCCGACACGGTGGTGGCAGCCGCGGACCGACGGGAGGCCTGCGGGCCCCGGTGCTCGAAGGTGCCCAGTCGGGCCGCCTGCATCGCCAGCTGCTTTTCGACCTCCGGGGACCAACGGGAGAACTCAAGCCATTCCATGTGCGTGCTCCTTCGCGCCGCAGTGTTCGGGCACATCCGACCTCTTCAAGTCGTGAAAATCACGACGCCACGCGTTGAAGCTGGCAGTCAGTGGCGATTTCCCGACAAGGGTCGCCGTCTCAACCCGCGGACGTGGTCGCCATCTTTCAAAAGCCACTCCGGGATGTCGTGTTCCCGCGCGGCCGCCTGCCCTCCGAGGAGGGGCCTGCATTTCCTGCGCGGACCTGGGACACGTGGACATTCTTGCGTCGCCCGCGCCGTGCCCCCGGCGTGATTGCTGATACGGCTGCAACCTTTCACTCCCAAGGTCAAAACTCAAACATGCAAGGATTTCCACACCCGACGTTGAAGAGTTGAAGAGACAACGCAGGGGGAGGGTAGGGAATGACGCCGGCTTCCGAGTGAAAACAGGACATTCCAGGTCGTGGCTGATTTTGATATCGAAATGACTCAAAGGCAGCTCAGCACGCGTACTCGCAACGGGAGGGAGAGATGGCTCCGGAGTCCGTTGATGTCATCATCGTGGGCAGTGGTCCGGTGGGAGCGATGGCGGCGAACCTCCTGGGGCAGCAGGGGATTCGGACGCTGGTGGTGGAGCGTGAAGTCACGCCTCATGGCCAGTCCCGCGCCATCAGCGTGGATGACGAGGGCCAGCGCATCTTCCAGTCCGCGGGGCTGGTGGGCGACCTGGGCGCGGGCTTCTATCCGTGCAAGCGGCTGCAGTACCTGAATGACTCGCTGCGCTCGCTGGCGGAGGTGGACTTCACCCGGTTGGACCGGCCGTTCGGCTACGTGCCCGCGGCCTTCTTCCAGCAGCCGCGCATGGAGGCGGTGCTTCGGCAGGGCCTGAAGCGCTTCCCGCACGTGGACCTGTGGCTGGGCCACGAGGTGGAGTCCTTCGTCCAGGACGAAGACGGCGTCACCGCCCGCGTGAAGGAGGTCGCGGGGGAGCGTGCGGTCAACGTGCGCGCGCGCTTCCTGCTCGCGTGCGACGGCTCGCACAGCTCCATCCGCCGGCGGCTGGGCCTGAAGCTCGTGGGGACGACGGCGCTGGAGCACTCGCTGGCCATCACCGTGAAGACGTCCTCACCCGAGCCCGACTTCACCAGCTACCTGTGCGGCCCCGTGCGCCGGGGATTCATCGCGCGCACCGCGCCGAACGAGATTCGCTTCGACATCATCCTGGAGCCAGACGCGGACCTGAAGGCGGCGCGCTCGCCCGAGAACGTGCGGCGGCTGATCGGCTACTACCTGGACCCGGATTCGGTGGAGCTCGACTCCGTCAAGATCTTCTCGTACCACAGCCGCATGTCCGAGCAGTGGCGGGTGGGCCGCGTGTTCCTCCTGGGCGACGCGGCGCACCTGATGCCGCCCTTCCTGGGGCAGGGGCTCTGCGCGGGCCTCCGGGACGCGGCGAACCTGACCTGGAAGCTGGGGCTGGTGCTCGCGGGCGCGGCGGATGCGTCGCTGCTCGACACCTACGAGGAGGAGCGGCGTGGCCACGTGTCGGAGGTGATTCGCGGCTCGGACGCCATGGGCCGGGTGATGATGTCGGGCGGGCGGGTGATGGCTCGCGTCCGCAACGCGCTCATCCAGGTGATGTACCGGCTGCCGGTGACGGGCGACTTCATCCGCGACTACAAGGTGAAGCCGCAGATGCCGCTGCGCCGGGGCTTCATGCACGGCGCCCAACGCGCGAAGGGGGACGTGCCGGAAGGCTCCTACTTCCCGCAGCCGCGCGTGGAGCGGCCCGACGGAGAGACGGCGCTGCTGGATGACTGCCTGGGTGAGGGTTTCGTGGTGCTGACGCGTCCAGGCGCCTCCCAGGAGGCCCAGCGCGAGGCACGGGCCCTGGCGGACGAACTCGGAGCACGCTGGTGGCAGCTGGCCGCGGCGGACCGCGCGGGAAATGGCGGGCCGGACACGCTGGTGGACCTGGACGGCCGGCTGGGCGCCTGGTTCGTGCAGTACGCGGCCGACCTCGTGGTGCTCCGGCCGGACCGCTACGTGTTCGGCATCGCAGGGGGTGGCAAGCGGGGCCACCTCCTGGGCTCGCTCAAGGGCCGCGTCCGCCCTCACTCGCGTCCGAATGGCGCGGAGGTCCGGCGGGCGGGCTGAAAGGCGGGGAACGGAAAAACAACAGGCGCCCGGGCCGGGGCGCCCTACGACCGCGAAGTGGGGCTGCGGGGAGGCTCAGGCCGCGGCGGCGGACTGGACCAGCTTCCCGGCGCGCTCCACGCAGTCGCCCATGAAGCGCAGGTAGATGTCGAGCGCGCTGGCACCCGTCTTGGCGATGATGGGCGCCTTGTCCGGCACCTGCGACAGGAGCTTGTTGAGCATCACCTCGTTGAGCGCGGTGTGACCCACGTCAATCTCCGTGTGCTCCTTGAGGAAGGACATGCCCTGGAGGATGTCCTCGCCACAGACGCGCTTGGCCTGCTCGAGAATCACGGGGCCGAGCACCGTCGACAGGCCCTCGATTTCGTACTCGATGGCCACCTGCGCGGCGGGCATCTCACCGGTGATGGTGTTCTCGTGAATCTCCCGGTACTCCTTCATCGCCTGCGTGGGCGGCTGGGCGATGAGCTCCTCGGCGTTCAGCTTGGGGTTGCGGCGCTCGTTCCACCGGGCCACCAGGTGCTTGGTGTCCTCGACCATCATCAGATGGTGGCCGGCCTCGTGCTTGGCGTGGGCGATGAGCTTCTGGCCCACGTCGTCCAGGCCCACCTTCACGGTGGCCTCACCGGCGCGGCGAATCCACCCGTCCACCGGCTCCGTCATGTAGACGCCCAGCGAGTTCCAGGTGATGAGGAAGGCCTCGAAGAGCGCGGGGTCCGCCTTGTCGTCCAGCAGCACCTTCAGCCGGGGATCCGTCTTGATGCGCTCACGGGTGGCAGTCAGGTTCGGTGTGTACAGCTCCTCCACGAGTTGCTTGCTCATGTTCATTACCCCTGGCGAGAGTTGGGAGCGCTTCGGCGCCCGATGGAGACTTCACTGATGTGTTCGAGATAGTCGGGGATCAACTTCGCGGAGATGATCCACATGTACGGGTCCGGACCTGCGTGAATCCCGGCTTCCTGTACGTACTGCCCACCGTCGTCCTCACAGAGATAGTGGAACGAACGGCGGTGGCGGGCGGCGTACCAACGGCGTGCCGCGTCCACCAGGGCGACGTAGGTGGAAGGCCCCGCGTCGCTCAGGGGGAACAGCCGTGCCATGTCGAGCAGGCTGTAGAGGTTGGTGCCCTGCTGGCCCAGCTCCAGGACGGCGGCGGCCACGGCCACGCCGTTGCGGCGCGCGATGAGGACCTCGCGCTCGCGCTCCAGGCCAAAGGTGTTCCACTGTCCCTGCACCGCGCGCATGTCGATGCGGTCGCGCGTGAAGTCGAGCGCCTCCACGTAGCAGGAGGGACGCGAGTGGGCGATGTGGTCCGTCAGCAGCGTCAGCTCGGCGGACGTGGCGGGGCTGATGGTGATGCCCTCGTGCAGCCGGCCCGTCATCTCGGCCGTGTAGACGTCCATCATGTGGACCTTGCGCGTGAAGGCCAGCTCCGGGTTCGCCGCCATGTGGCGCTCGCCGTAGCGGACGTGCGCGCGCGCGATCCACGGGTTGAGGCCCTCCACGTAGGCCACGGCCCAGCGGAAGTCGGCGTCGCTCTGCGGGTGCTCGAAGCAGCGCACGTACAGGTCGTGCATGATGCGGCCCGGCTCCAGCCCCTTGATGGCGGGCTTGCCCGGGCGCTTCGCCACCTGGTGTCCCATCCAGGTGTGCCGGTACGACTTCATGATGGACAGCGTCGCCTCGGGGCCGCGCTCGGACGGCCAGACGGCCTGGCAGAAGAGCTGCGGAACTTCCGCGGCGCGCTTGGCCATGTGGCTGAAGGCTTGCTTCAGCGCGTCAAATTCCTGAGAGGACTTGTTCGCCAGGCTGAAGAAGCCAGACAGCGTGAAGACATCCCAGAGCCCCTCTTCCTGCACGTCACTGGTGCAAGTGTTGGGATTGGTCGTCTGGGAGACGAAGCGCACCCAGCGCGCCTCGTCGGAAGAGTAGGGCGACACGTTCAGGCCACACAGCACGGTGCCGTCAGCGCGCGCGCTGGTGACGTAGCGGATTTCACCGCGCAGGCTGATGGACTGGCCGTCCGGCGTGTGGAGCTCGAGCAGGGGCGGCAGCAGGCCCGGGAACAGCAGGTCCTCCGGGCGGCAGCGGATGCACATGCCGGAGAAGGACAGGTCCACCACCGCGCGCTCCATCTCCCCCTGCTCGCGCCACAGCGGGTGGTGGAAGGTGACGCGCACGCCCTCGGGCGCGGGCGAGCGGCGGTGCCAGCGGTGACGGATGCGGAAGAGGACGTCGGGCAGCGGCGACGTGAAGCGCTGGCCGTCCGGCGTTCCCGCCTCCAGGCGCATGCGGTACGCGCTGTTGTGGCCGATGACGTCGATGTCGTAGGGCGCCTCGCCCCAGTCGGTCACCGGGTCCTCGGCGTGCCACTCCAGTTGCTCCGTCTCCGCGTTGTAGCGCTCCAACACCAGGCGGACGGTGCGGCCCATGCGGCGCAGCACACCCTTGTTGCCCGCGGTGCTGATGGCCAGGAGGATGGCGCGGATGCGCTCGGCCTCGTCGATGGTGTCCTGCACCGGAAGGGCAGACGCGGCCGGCTCCGCGACGCCACGCTTCAGCGCGTCCGCCAGCAGTGCCAGGATTTGACGGCCCTGCTCCAGGGAGACGTTCGCCAGCTGCAGCCCCACCGGGGATCCGGCCGTCTCCGCGTCCGTGCGGATGAAGGCGCCCCGGATGGGGCCCAGCGTCACGCCACAGCCGGACAGATAGACGGGCAGGCCGCGCGCGTCGGAGGTGTCCACCTCACCCTTGGGCATCACCCACACCACGGTGGGGCTCAGCCGCGTCACCACGCCAATGGCGCCATCCAGCGTTCCCACGGAGCAGGTGATGGCATCCGCGCCCGTCCCGTGCAGGGAGTAGCCCGAATCATCCAGCGCGGCCTCGGCGGGCGGCAGCGGAATCACGTTGAACAGCGCGTCACGGCTGCGGAACTCGACCGACCGACGGTCGGAGAGCGGGTTTCCCCCTTCCATAATCAGGCGCCCCCTTCTCCGGTGCTGAGGAACCCCTGATGCAGTCGTCGAAATTGCAAGCACGGTTGTTCCTCCCTGCTCCAGCGGTGCTGCGTTAGGCGGCGAATCGCTATAGGTCCGTATCATACGGATTTCCGAGGAACAGTCAAATCGGATTTGTGCAGTCAGGCTGTTTTCTGGCTGGCGGAATGGACGTCCGTGGGTCGTAGGTGACAGCAGTCCACTTCCAAGTCTTACGAAGCGATTCGCCGCGACGGCACACTCATACGGCCAAGATGCTGCGCGGCTGTAATGTCATAAGTCTGGCAGGCTGTGCGTACTTTCTCGCAGTGAAATGGCGTTCGTCAGACCCGCTCGTTAGAGTTCCCTCAGTCCAGCGAGCGGGAGGTGTGAGGGATGAGTGCTGTCGTGAGCGCTGTGGGAGGAACGCAGGCGTTGGAGCAACTCCAAGCGCCTGTTCACGGCCGCGCCGCGGGCCTGACGCCGGTGGACTCGCCAGACGTACTCCGGGTGGATGTCGCGGAGGTCGTTGGCGGCGCGGTGGAGCTCCTCTCAGTCACGCGCCGCTTGCGAGGAGTGCGGGTTTCCCTGGAGCTTCCCGAGGATCCGGTCCCCGCTAATGTTAGTCACCGGCGGCTGCAGCAGGTGCTGCTGCTGTTGTTGGCGCACGCGGCGGATGCGTCGAACGGGCAGGGCGTTCGTGTGATGGTGGATTCCGCTGACGACTTCGGGGACGTGCCGCCCCGCTTCCAGGTCCAGGTCGCGGGGGCGTCGCTGTCCTCGCGGGAGCTCCAGGCTGTCTTCCTG is a genomic window containing:
- a CDS encoding bifunctional 3-(3-hydroxy-phenyl)propionate/3-hydroxycinnamic acid hydroxylase, coding for MAPESVDVIIVGSGPVGAMAANLLGQQGIRTLVVEREVTPHGQSRAISVDDEGQRIFQSAGLVGDLGAGFYPCKRLQYLNDSLRSLAEVDFTRLDRPFGYVPAAFFQQPRMEAVLRQGLKRFPHVDLWLGHEVESFVQDEDGVTARVKEVAGERAVNVRARFLLACDGSHSSIRRRLGLKLVGTTALEHSLAITVKTSSPEPDFTSYLCGPVRRGFIARTAPNEIRFDIILEPDADLKAARSPENVRRLIGYYLDPDSVELDSVKIFSYHSRMSEQWRVGRVFLLGDAAHLMPPFLGQGLCAGLRDAANLTWKLGLVLAGAADASLLDTYEEERRGHVSEVIRGSDAMGRVMMSGGRVMARVRNALIQVMYRLPVTGDFIRDYKVKPQMPLRRGFMHGAQRAKGDVPEGSYFPQPRVERPDGETALLDDCLGEGFVVLTRPGASQEAQREARALADELGARWWQLAAADRAGNGGPDTLVDLDGRLGAWFVQYAADLVVLRPDRYVFGIAGGGKRGHLLGSLKGRVRPHSRPNGAEVRRAG
- a CDS encoding ATP-binding protein — translated: MSAVGGTQALEQLQAPVHGRAAGLTPVDSPDVLRVDVAEVVGGAVELLSVTRRLRGVRVSLELPEDPVPANVSHRRLQQVLLLLLAHAADASNGQGVRVMVDSADDFGDVPPRFQVQVAGASLSSRELQAVFLSPMLVGPLHRKLARARELTESMGGTLEVASSAAAGITVTVELPAPGMSSW
- the menE gene encoding o-succinylbenzoate--CoA ligase, coding for MSVLLCPIRVGARHQPQAEALTFAGRSWSYEALDAEVSRWVAALEAEGVGASDRVASLATNHVASVCLFWALGRLGAVLAPLNARLTSAELAPMVEDIQPRLSLALGSLVERLPGARPLESFAEAVSTGASTCQPLEASSPRVVLFTSGTTGRPKGAVLTEGNFRASSRASAANLGAHPAPRWLGTLPLFHVGGIAMLTRTAYEGGCLVLHERFDADAANRAIDGEGVSHASLVATTLERMLDARGDRRMPDSFAWALIGGGPVPVPLLARARAAGLRALQTYGLTEACSQVTTERPDNADGRTAGVPLPGVEVRIVGVGGEVLGAGAEGDIEVRAPTVMAGYWQRPEATHEAVRDGWLRTKDVGVLDGGGRLTVLSRRTDLIVRGGENIYPAEVEAVLLNHPAVQEAAVVGFPDDRWGERPVAFVAPRPGQAHPGEEALAAWCRQSLAGFKTPARFVWVDALPRNAMGKVERTVLRRHALR